TTGTGAGGCCTTTAGCAAGAAAGCATTAGGCGATCCTTCATTCAGGGTTATCGAAAAGGACTGGCTCAAGGTCTTTATCCGTCTGCGCAGCGAAATTTACAAGTGCGATACCTGCGGCAATGTCTTTTTTGCCGATCCGGTCAAAAGCAGCTATTGCCCTGACTGCCATACGGAGCATCTTTTCCAGCGGCGTATCGAATTGCCCAAATGGAATATCGCGGTTCACAAACGTACACGCCTGTACGCCTGCCATACTGAATTGGACAGCGATGATTTTAAGACCCTTACTGCAGAAATAACCATGAACGAAAGCGGGGGGTTTGAACTGAAAAACCTTTCAAAAAAAACATGGCTTGTGATAGATGCGAAGGGTAAACAAGTATCAAAGGGTATGAATAAAACCGTACCCATGGAAAAGGGAACACAAATTGTCTTTGGCAATGTTACCGCAGTAATTTTATAGGAGGATCTGAAAAATGGGCTTAAATGACGCGGTGGAAGCGATTCCACGAAAAACAATGGTGCTGTTCTTTCTGATAGACACATCGGGAAGTATGTCGGGGTCGAAAATCGGCGCGGTAAATGCCGCCATCGAAGAAGTTCTGCCGGAATTACGGGATCTTTCCGCTTCCAATGCCGACGCGGAGGTCAAAATAGCGGTCCTGGAGTTTAACAATGTCGCCCTGTGGATTACCAAAGACAATCCCGTCAAGGTTGATGATTTCCGCTGGACCTACCTTGATGCGGTCGGTACTACCTGCCTGGGCGATGCCTGTCGCCAGTTGAACGATAAGCTTTCGACCAAGTCATTTATGCGCGAGGCTTCCGGTTCCTTTGCGCCGGCAATTTTCCTGCTTTCCGATGGAGAACCCACGGACAACTTTAACGGTGGCCTTGCGGCATTACAGAAAAACAACTGGTTCCAGGCGGCAATCAAAGTAGCCGTCGCCATAGGGGACGACGCCAACAAGACTGTATTGGCGAAATTTACCGGATCCATGGAATCGGTGCTGGAAGTACACAACACGGCAATGCTCCGCAAAATGATACGTTTTGTGAGCGTACGATCTTCCCAGATTGCGAGCAAAAGTGTGCAAATAAAAACGGCAACGCAAACTCCAACGGCAACGGCAGCTCAGACGGCGGCTTTAGGCGCGGCTTCAAACGTACCGTCCGCTCCTGTTTCGCCTGCCCCCCAGTCCCCGGCAGAAACCGGCGCCAAGCAGCAGGATTTGAACCAGCAGCTTAAGGAAATTGCGGCAGAAGCGGTAAATGCCGGTGATGAGGAATGGTGAAAAAATTGCTACGCAATTTTTTCTTGGAGTTTGCGGAGCAAACTCCACAGGGGGGTTTACAATGATGTACCAGGCCTTTAGCTGTTCAGTCACCGGGGCAAGCCACGCAAAAAGCGGCAAACCTTGCCAGGATTATTCGCTGCATTATGCGGACAAAAATGTTGCCATTGCCGTTGTCGCCGATGGGCACGGCAGCGACGCGCATTTTCGCAGCGACCGGGGCGCCCGTTTTGCCTGTGAATGCGCCGTCAAGCTCATAGCCGCGTTTGCGGAAAAATACGGCGGGAATTTAGGTGAATCGGAACTACCGGAGCTGGCACGGTGCATCGCCTGTGAATGGGATAAACGAGTTACCGAGGATTGGGAAGAAGATCCGCCCGGTACATTAAATAAAGAACAGGTATCAGGGGATTCAGAGAACCATGAAGGTTCTAAGAATCCCAAGGATCTTCTGGATCCTCGCGAAGCCTATGGCTCAACGCTTATCGCGGCGGCGGTAACCCGTAGCGGCTGGTTCGGCCTGCAAATCGGCGATGGTAAATGCGCGGTTCGTTACACTGACGGCGATTTTATGCAGCCCATTCCCTGGGACGAAAAATGCTTTCTCAATGTAACGACTTCCCTGTGTGATACTGATCCGGGTTCAGAATTCCGGTTTTATGCAAGCCGCGAAATTCCTGCCGCACTGTTTATTGGTACTGACGGTGTGGATAATTCGTATCCGGTTCATGAAAACGAAAAACATCTGAACGGGTTATACAGCATTATTGCGGATAATTTTGCCAGGGAAGGTTTTAAAAAAGGATTAGTGGAACTGCGCGATTTTTTGCCTATTCTTACACAAAAAGGCAGCGGGGATGATGTGTCCATTGCCGGCATAATGAGGGTAAACCCCTAAGGAGGATAGTATGGCAAGAGGCTTAACTTTTTTAATACAGGGAATGTCATACAGCGCAGCGCCTGAAAAAATTGACCGAAAAAAACTCTACGGTAGACAGGAGACCCAGGCTGTTGCCGGAGACGGTAGTGTTTGTTCACTTGTTTCGATGGATGAAATCAGTGGATTGATCCTGTCCAAAGGCGGCATAGGCATGGGAAACCTGTCATCCGCAGGGGAGTGGGCGGAACGTTCAACACTGAAAACGGTCGCCCTTGACGGCAGTGAACTTGGCTTACACAAATCCAGCTATGACGGATCAATTACGATAGAACAAACAGTTACCCCGGAAGCATTTCTCAATCATACAATTAAGGCAATTTACAAACTTCCGGTTCCGCCTGAATGTATCGCGGCGGTGGGGAAAAGCATTTATACATTTCCCTACAATTACCGTGATTCTTATGAACAGGAGACCGCATTCCTGCTTGTATCAAACAACACGCTTTTTATGCTCACCGGTTACGAAGCCTCATTTGCCATGCTCACACTGGAACAAAATGCCGCGCTTGTGGACATGGAAACCGAAGATATTGACGAAGAATCGGACAGCGAAATTGATTTTTCATTCCGGTAAAGGAAAACTATATGCGTTTAATCAATATTACCAACGAAAAGCAGCGTGACGCAAAGGTAGCCCTGGAGCCTTTCCCGGACCGGCAGCGCACCAAACTGGTGATGGCCGACGGCACGGAAAAACAAAGCGTCCAGTTTATTAAAACAACAACAAGTTGCGATGCCCTCCTTTCCCAACACGGCTCACTTGACGCTGTGGGGGAAGCCCTCATTTCAGGGGATGGCGAAATAGATTTTGAACAGGTGGGCCGATTTCTACACAAAACGGTTAAACTCTATGTACATACAAACGGCGATATGGCTTACACGTTTAACCTTGTGCAAACCCTGTTCAATAAAGCGGGTGAGGAAATAGAACGACGGAATCTCTCAAAACAGGCGGCAAATATTGTGTCGGAAATCCCCATACGCTGGACGGGGAAACAGATCCCCAAGGACGAAGCTATCCGGCGTTTTGTGTTTACCCGCAATTACCAACTGCGCCATACTTCGGGTCTGAGTTACGATTTCCTGTTCGATATGGCAAAGCAATTACACACACAAAATTCACTGCTCCTGGTTGGGGGCGGCAAATCCGGCACGGAACCTATTGTGCTCAGTCTGGGCGGTACGCCCTATCGAGGTTTTTTAGAAGGGCGTGTAGAGGGTGAATCCGCCGGAAGCGCATATTGCCTCATTCTGCATTTGAGTAATATGGAATTAAAGGATATATAGCCCATGTCATTACTTAATTTGACCGAAGCATTACCGCGTAAAAGTACGGTTATTTTTCTCATTATTGATACGTGTATGCCCGATCTTAAGAGGAATATCCTGGAAGCGGCTATCACCCAATTACAATCCGGTCTACACGACCTTTCTGGGAACAGCAGCGAAACCTGCATTGAGACAGATTTACTGTACTATGAAGGAGAGCAGGAGTTTTCTGCAATGTGTGATACCCTACGGGGCAAACTTTCCACAAAAACTTTTTTGAAAAACCCCCAGGGCTATTATCCGCCGGTGATCGTACTTTTTTCTGCGGGAAGTTCCAATTCCGGTAACTTCGTTAAAACCGAATCGGCCCTGGTAAAACTCCACGCAAACAACTGGTGGAAAGCTGCCGATGTTTCGGCGGTGGCAATAGGCAAGGCAAGTGATCGCGGACTCCTCGTTCACTGGACCGGCAATACCGAACTGGTACTTGACGCGAATACCCCTTCGTCTCTGGAACGCATCGTAGGGTCGATTAACGCACCGCGCTTTTCCCGGGTTTTCGCTGCCGTTGATAGTTGTGAAGAGGAAACGCAGCCGCAAAACAATGATGTGTTGTCGCCAAAGACGGAGGAAGATAAACACCTTGACTACAGGTGCGATCAGACCGTACCGGCTGAATATTCACAGCAGGCAGTAAATTACAAAAAGAATATATCGAAAAACTTTGTACCCCTTAATCCTTCCCAGATAGGGGATAGGCTTTATGGGAGCGAATTTTTTGTAACCAGGAAATACGATGGCCTCTTAACCCTGCTCTTTTGGGAAAATGGCGGCGAAACAGGGGGCGGAAAACTCACCCTTGTTAATTCAAGCGGCAAAACGCTGGACTCCTCTTTACCCTGTGCCGCTGCAGCCGTATCTTGCTTTAGAAGATCGAAAATACAGAGCGCCATAATTGCCGCGGAACTGTACACCGACGAATCAGACGGCAGAACAAGGGTGACAGACACCTTATCGGCGTTAGCGAAAAAGGGCGATCACAGCCGCCTCCGGCTTGCGCCGTTTGATATTGTGTCCATTGATGGCGTCCAATGGCAGGGAGAAAACTACGGCAAAACCCATGCGCAGCTAGGATACATCTTTACTGATACACAGTTCGCAGGTCCCGTCAGGTGTACGGTTTGCCATAACAAATTTGAGGTGCAAAGTATATTTGCCGAGTGGGTTGAAGGTGAAGGCAGCGAAGGGCTTGTGGTACGAACCGGTAAAAACGGCCTTTACAAGATAAAGCCCCGTCAAACCATAGACGCCGCAGTGGTGGGCTTTTCCGAAGTAGACGGCGGGGGCGCGGTACGGAGTCTGCTCTACGCGCTTATGAAAACCGAAAACGGCGAAGCGGGGCAATACCAAATAATAGGGCGTACCGGAAATGGTTTGACAACTGAACAGAAGAAGTCCCTTTACAGCTGCCTTATGGCGCAAAAAATCCCGTCGAATTATGTGGAGGTTGATTCAAATCATGCGGCGTTCCACCTTGTTAAACCCGAATTGGTGGTAGAACTTTCGGTTAATGATGTACTCACCGAAAATGCCGCAGGGCTTATCCGGAATCCCCTGCTTGCTTTACAGGGAAGCGGCCTGAACAAAATCGGCGCCGCCCCCGGTTATAGTTTTGTATCCGCAGTTATTGAACGGTTCCGGGACGATAAAACAGTAAACCCCGTTGATGTGCGCCTGTCCCAATTTTCGGTACAGGCCGAATTGTCCTCAGCGGCTATGCCGGTAGTGCCCGCCAAAATTGCGCCTTCTAAAGTACTGTTCCGGCGGGTATATAAAAAGGAAGCTTCCCCTATGATGGTGCAAAAATATGTGGTATGGTGTACAAATAAAGGGGAAACCCCTCGAAATATCAATTCCGTGGGAAATAAGGATTATCCGTCCTTTGTTTTTTCGTATACCAATTTTAGCGCAGGCCGTGCGGAACCCCTGGCCATCGAGGTGCGTGTCTCGGAAAGCAAGGAACAAATCATGGATCTATGCCGGCGCTGTATCGAAAAAGAGGTAAAGACCGGATGGGTGCAGATTGTGTAATATACAGGGAATAGGAGTTTATCCATGAACCTCTCCAAAAGCCGTTATTGTCAGGGCCTTCAATGCCCCAAAATCCTCTGGATGAAAGAAAATAAACCGGATGAATATAACGATGAAGTGATGAATGAGGCAATACTGAAAACCGGCAATGAAGTCGGCGATCTGGCAATGGGCTATTTTGGCGAATTTGCCGAAGTGGCCTACAACGCCGATAAATCCCGCATGATTTCCGATACCGAAAAACTGCTTGCGGAAGGACATACGGTACTATGCGAAGCATCTTTTTCGTATAAGGGCAATTTCTGTTCCGTTGATATTTTGCGGAAATTCAAAAATGCCGTTGAAATAGTCGAGGTCAAAAGTTCTACGGAAATAAAACCCGTATATATTGATGATATGGCCTTTCAATATTATGTACTCTCAGGATGCGGCCTCGGAGTCAAAAAAATATCCCTCATGCATATCAACAACCGGTATGTCAGACAGGGAAACCTGGATCTCAAAAAACTTTTCACCATAGAGGATTGTACACCGGAAGTTATTGCAAAGCAAAAGGACATGGAAAAACAGATAGCGGACATCAAGCTAATCGCCGGGCAGAAACAGGAACCGGTCATCGGCATAGGCCCCCATTGCGGCGATCCCTATCTCTGCGGATATACGGACTATTGCTGGCGGCACATCCCGGATAAAAGCGTTTTTACCATTGCCCGTTTACCGGGGAAAAAGAAGTTCGATTATTATGATCGGGGAATAATCAGCTTTGATGATATTCTAAAAAGCGGCGTATCCCTCTCGGAAAAGCAACAGCGGCAGCTTGAATCTGAAGCGAAGCAGCTCCCGCCGCGTATTGACACAGAAAAGATACGCGCCTTTCTGGATACCCTGAGTTGCCCCCTCTATTTCCTGGACTTTGAAACCTTCATGCCCGCGCTCCCCCCCTTTGACGGCTGCAGGCCCTATATGCAAATTCCCTTTCAATATTCCCTGCATATCCTTAAAAGCCCTGCCGCGGAATTGGAACACCGTGAATTCCTTGCGCAGGAGGGAACCGACCCCAGGCGCCCCCTGGCGGAGGCCCTCTGTAAGGACATACCCCGGACAGTCTGTACCCTGGCGTATAACATGGGCTTTGAAAAGATGGTGATTGCAAACCTTGCCGAACTGTTCCCCGATTTATCCAAACAGTTACTTGCCATACGGCGGCATATTAAGGACCTGATGACCCCGTTTCAATCCCATGCCTATTACCGCCGTGAGTTTGAAGGCTCCTATTCAATTAAAGCCGTCCTCCCCGCCCTGTTCCCCGATGATCCCGAATTGGATTACCACGGTCTTGACCTAATCCAAAACGGCGGTGATGCCATGAATGCTTTCCTGGGTCTGGAGAAGAAAGAAAGCCGGGAAATCGCCGCAATACGCCAGGCCCTCATTGCCTACTGCCGCCTTGATACCCTGGCAATGGTAAAAATATGGGAGTATTTGAAAAGCCTTGTGTAATCTCTCGAAATACCCCTTGCACAATGAAGAAGGGGCGGGGTATGTACCCCTTGGACGGAACCAACATACCCCGCCGCAGAGCGCGCAAAGCGACGGAGTATGTTGTTCTGTAAGAAAATTGCGGACCTAAGATCCAATTTGACCGGTGGCAGTTGGGGCTAAAACCCCACTATTTCCTTATATCACAAGGAATTATCTAATGAGCCGCGCCTGATTCGAACAGGCGACCCACGCCTTAAAAGGGCGTTGCTCTACCTACTGAGCTAGCGGCCCGGGTCAAAGTACTGTATCCGAATATACAAGTAAAAGTCAAGACTTCAGTTCCGCAATTGCGTCAAAATGGGGTTCCACCGGTTCCAGGGGCCCCAGTATCCTGCACCGGAGAACGGTTCCCGGCGGCGGAAGGGGCTGTCCCGGCTGCAGGGGGAGGCGTAGTTTGAGGTAATTTTCCGATAGGGCGCTTATTGCATCTCCTTGTCGGCCATCTTCGGCTATGGCCTCCACGGTTTTCCCGGCCCAGCGGCTGATATAGGCGGCCCGCCCCTGCCGCCCCAGATTGATGAGGGATTCCACCCGGCTTACCGCTTCCCGTTCCGGAACGCTTTCCGTAAAGTTCCAGGCCTCAGTCCCGGGACGCCGGGAATAGGGGAAGGCGTGGATCCAGGCGAAACCGGCGCGGCGGCAGAGTTCGTGGGTCTTGGCAAATTCTTCGGGGGTTTCGCCGGGGAAACCGGTGATGATATCACAGGCCAGGAACGGGTCTTCCCGCAGGGCCCGCAGGCAACGGACGGCGTTTTCCACGGTTTCCGGACCATAGTTACGGCGCATACGCTCCAGGATTTGCGGGCTGCCGGACTGAATCGACAGGTGAAAATGGGGGCGGATACGCTGGTTGGACAGGACCCGGAGAAAGGGCTCGGTCATACCGTCGGGTTCAAGGGAGGAAAGCCGCAGGGCTATGGTTTGGGTATTTGCCAGGAGATATTCCAGGATGCCCCCCAGATCCAGGCCGGAGGAACGATACTGGTTAAGATTTACCCCGGTGAGTACCGCTTCCCCGTGGCCGGCGTTCTCCAGCGCCCGCAGCCGGGACAGGAGGGTTTCCGCATCCAGGCTTACGCTGGGACCGCGGGCCAGGCTTACCCGGCAGTAGGAGCAGGCATGGTTACAACCATCCTGAATCTTCATGAAAGGCCGGGAGTGGAAGGAAAGGTCCGTTACGTTAAACCGAAAGGGATCCCCGGGATCCATGCCCCCGGAGTCCGGGGGCGCCACTGCCCTACCCGGCTCCAGGTACCGTTCCAGGGCTTGGGACAGGCTGCCGTCAGGCGTATCCCGTAAATACCGGGGCAGGTCCAGGAGGAGGGTCTTGCGGTCACCGGTAAGCACAAAGAGGCGCCGAAGCTCCCCTTCCTCCAGGGCGGCAATAGCATCAGCCTCTACCTGAGCATAGCAGCCGGTGACGATGATACAGGAACGGGGGTTATCCTTTAACGCTTTGCGGATGAGCCGCCGGGCCTTTTGCTCCGACTTGGAGGTAACCGTACAGGTATTGATCACCAGGATGTCCGCGAAATCCCCGGCGCTTACGGAAAAACCTTCACGGCTAAAGGCTTCGGCTATGGATTCACCTTCGATCTGATTTAACTTACAGCCCAGGGTTTGGATGGAGGCGGATACCATTGTTTCTAGCGGATAGTTATGGCCGCCAGGGCCTGCCGGGTACGTTCCAACCCGCGGCGGGCATCGGCATACTGGGCATTCAGGAGAAGGGCCCGCTCATAGGCGCGGATCGCTTCCTGCAGTTCCCTGGCGTTTTCCCGGCCGGCATTTTCCCGGGCATAGGCCAAACGGGTCCACCAGACGGCGTTTCCCGGCACATAGTGCACCGCCGTTGACAGGGCAATATCCGCATGCCGGAAACGGCCCAGACGGATATAGATCTCCCCGATAAAATAATAGACCATATCAATACGGCCCCCCTCGGGGGCGAGGTTGACATACTCCTGAAAATATTCCAGGGCATCCTTGTTACTACCCTGATAGTAGCCGATTTCCCCCAGAATTTCGACGATCCTTGGGTCGTAACGGCTAAGATTCCGGCCCCGCCGGGCGTAATTCAGGGCTTCCTCGTACCGGCCAAGGCTGATAAGGCTCCAGCAGAGCACTACATGGGACTCCAGATTGTTAGGATCTACCCTTAATTCGCTTCTGCAGATGGTAACGGCGGATTCATAATTGCGATTCCGGTATTCAACCAGTGCATCGGGCTGATTTTGTGCAAACCCACGCCCCAAGGGGAAAATGAGAAACAAAAACATCCCCCCACAGAAAAAAAGACCCTTCTTCATTCCCATCTATTCCGTATTATCCCGTTTTTCCATGGTACACCGGCCATTAAACACACAACCGGTATCCATAAAGATATCCGGGGCGGTGACATTGCCGTTCAGTTTTCCGGTTACCGAAACCTCCACCCTTTCCGAAGCGGTGACATCCCCCGTAACAGACCCGCGGATTATCACCCGGGGGGCGTTGATATTCGCCTCCACCACGGCGTCCTCATCAACCACCAAAAGACCCCGGGCTTCTATTTCTCCGGAAAGCTTCCCCCGGATCAGAAAGGGTTTTTCAAAGTTGAGGGTACCGGAAAAATCGATATCCTCGGATAAAATCGTATCAAAATCTTCATCTTCCAGTACGTCGTTGTGAACATCGGTCATTGATAAGCTCCAATTATTAATAATTACCGTTGATTGCCTTCCCGTCAATAGGCCTGGAAAGGAATACACACGGACATAATAAGAATCACCCATTAATTAGTTGGTGTGGTCCGTGGTTATTCCTAATTCCTCTCCGTCCCCTTGCGTGTTCCCCCTATACAAGGTATGCTAAATACAATGTTTTTTAATTAATGTAACCTAAAGGAGAAAAATATGGACTTTGTAAACGACATGCGGCAGAAGGCGAAGGCCCTGCAAAAACGGCTGGTATTAGCCGAAGGAACTGAACCCCGGACAATCCGGGCCGCCCGGGTCATCCTGGATGAAAAGCTGGCCGCTTCGGTAACCCTGGTGGGCAAAGAATCGGAGATTCAGACCGTGGCCGAAAAGGAAGGGGTCAATTTAGGGGGTATTAACATCATCAATCCCCAGGTTTCACCCCTGGCAGGAAAATATGCCCAGGAATATTACAATCTGCGGAAGCATAAGGGCATGACTGAGGAGCAGGCGAAGAAGGATATGACCCATTTCCTGCGCTGGGGGGCCATGATGGTCCACCTGGGTGATGCGGACGCCATGGTTGCGGGCGCGGAAAGCGCCACCGCGGATGTGCTCCGGGCAGGGCTTGCCATTATCGGCACCATTCCCGGCTCCAAGACCGCTTCCTCCTGCTTTGTGGTGCAAACCACCGACAAGGCCTGGGGTGTGGACGGTACCCTGATTTTCTCTGACTGCGCGGTAGTTCCGGACCCCACGGCGGAACAGCTGGCGGATATCGCCGTAAGCGCCTCCCAGTCCTGTAAGGAATTCCTCGGGGTTGACGCGGTGGTGGCCCTGCTCTCCTTCTCCACCAAGGGTTCCGGCGGGGATCACCCCAATGTACTCAAGGTAAAGACAGCCCTGGACCTGGCAAAAGCCAAGGCCCCTAACTTGATAATTGACGGTGAGATCCAGGCCGATGCAGCCCTGGTTCCCGCGGTAACCGATAAAAAAGCCCCGGGCAGCCCTATCAAAGGCAAGGTGAACACCCTGGTATTCCCCGACCTTGGGGCCGGCAACATCGGCTACAAACTGGTACAGCGTCTGGGCAAGGCTGAAGCCTTCGGGCCCTTCCTCCAGGGTTTCGCCAAACCGATCAGCGATCTTTCACGGGGCGCCTCGGTGGAGGACATTGTGGTAACCTCTGCGGTTACTTTAGCCCGGGCGAAGTAATTAGAAAAGAAGCTAAATAAGCGAAAAGAAATTAAAGAAGGCCGGCTTGGACTGATGTCCGGGCCGGCTTTCTTATTCCAGGGCGTTCTCTATGGCCTTTAGAATAGCTTTGCTGCTCCCCGTGGCGCCGCTTACGGCGTCTACCGTCAGGCTCTGTTTTGCCAGAACCGTTTCGGTGATTTTTTCAGCTTTTTTTCCAAGGCCGTTAAAATGTTTAATAATGGTTATGTTTGTTAAGGTTTTATCCTTTACTTCCACGTCCAGGACAACCGACACCGGGCGTATTTTATACTGCCCCCGGTATATGCCATCCTCTTTCCACTGCAAATCCGGCATAACGGCCTGTATTGTATCAAACCTGCTGGCGCATCCGCTCAGGGACACAACTAGTAACACAAGAATCACGCCCATGGCGCCCGTCAATTTCTTCATACTATTCCTCCTTATTCCTTTTCCGCTTGAATCTGCGCCGCCGCAAGTATAGCTGCGGGCACCGCGTATGGCGAGCATGACACATAATTTATGCCCGTGTCCATGCAAAACCGGATCGCCGCCGGGTCGGCGCCCTGCTCGCCGCAGAGTCCGCAGACCAGATCAGGCCGGGTAAGGCGGCCGCGATCCACCGCCAGGGCGATGAGCTCCTGAACCCGTTCGTCCAGCACACGAAAGGGATTGCCCTCCAGAAGATCATAGTGGGAATAGGCGGGTAAAAAGGCGGCGGCATCGTCCCGGGAAAGGCCCAGGGTGGTTTGGGTCAGGTCGTTTGTGCCAAAGCTGAAAAACTGCG
This Treponema primitia ZAS-1 DNA region includes the following protein-coding sequences:
- a CDS encoding PP2C family serine/threonine-protein phosphatase codes for the protein MMYQAFSCSVTGASHAKSGKPCQDYSLHYADKNVAIAVVADGHGSDAHFRSDRGARFACECAVKLIAAFAEKYGGNLGESELPELARCIACEWDKRVTEDWEEDPPGTLNKEQVSGDSENHEGSKNPKDLLDPREAYGSTLIAAAVTRSGWFGLQIGDGKCAVRYTDGDFMQPIPWDEKCFLNVTTSLCDTDPGSEFRFYASREIPAALFIGTDGVDNSYPVHENEKHLNGLYSIIADNFAREGFKKGLVELRDFLPILTQKGSGDDVSIAGIMRVNP
- a CDS encoding vWA domain-containing protein, which gives rise to MGLNDAVEAIPRKTMVLFFLIDTSGSMSGSKIGAVNAAIEEVLPELRDLSASNADAEVKIAVLEFNNVALWITKDNPVKVDDFRWTYLDAVGTTCLGDACRQLNDKLSTKSFMREASGSFAPAIFLLSDGEPTDNFNGGLAALQKNNWFQAAIKVAVAIGDDANKTVLAKFTGSMESVLEVHNTAMLRKMIRFVSVRSSQIASKSVQIKTATQTPTATAAQTAALGAASNVPSAPVSPAPQSPAETGAKQQDLNQQLKEIAAEAVNAGDEEW
- a CDS encoding ATP-dependent DNA ligase; protein product: MSLLNLTEALPRKSTVIFLIIDTCMPDLKRNILEAAITQLQSGLHDLSGNSSETCIETDLLYYEGEQEFSAMCDTLRGKLSTKTFLKNPQGYYPPVIVLFSAGSSNSGNFVKTESALVKLHANNWWKAADVSAVAIGKASDRGLLVHWTGNTELVLDANTPSSLERIVGSINAPRFSRVFAAVDSCEEETQPQNNDVLSPKTEEDKHLDYRCDQTVPAEYSQQAVNYKKNISKNFVPLNPSQIGDRLYGSEFFVTRKYDGLLTLLFWENGGETGGGKLTLVNSSGKTLDSSLPCAAAAVSCFRRSKIQSAIIAAELYTDESDGRTRVTDTLSALAKKGDHSRLRLAPFDIVSIDGVQWQGENYGKTHAQLGYIFTDTQFAGPVRCTVCHNKFEVQSIFAEWVEGEGSEGLVVRTGKNGLYKIKPRQTIDAAVVGFSEVDGGGAVRSLLYALMKTENGEAGQYQIIGRTGNGLTTEQKKSLYSCLMAQKIPSNYVEVDSNHAAFHLVKPELVVELSVNDVLTENAAGLIRNPLLALQGSGLNKIGAAPGYSFVSAVIERFRDDKTVNPVDVRLSQFSVQAELSSAAMPVVPAKIAPSKVLFRRVYKKEASPMMVQKYVVWCTNKGETPRNINSVGNKDYPSFVFSYTNFSAGRAEPLAIEVRVSESKEQIMDLCRRCIEKEVKTGWVQIV
- a CDS encoding DUF2779 domain-containing protein — its product is MNLSKSRYCQGLQCPKILWMKENKPDEYNDEVMNEAILKTGNEVGDLAMGYFGEFAEVAYNADKSRMISDTEKLLAEGHTVLCEASFSYKGNFCSVDILRKFKNAVEIVEVKSSTEIKPVYIDDMAFQYYVLSGCGLGVKKISLMHINNRYVRQGNLDLKKLFTIEDCTPEVIAKQKDMEKQIADIKLIAGQKQEPVIGIGPHCGDPYLCGYTDYCWRHIPDKSVFTIARLPGKKKFDYYDRGIISFDDILKSGVSLSEKQQRQLESEAKQLPPRIDTEKIRAFLDTLSCPLYFLDFETFMPALPPFDGCRPYMQIPFQYSLHILKSPAAELEHREFLAQEGTDPRRPLAEALCKDIPRTVCTLAYNMGFEKMVIANLAELFPDLSKQLLAIRRHIKDLMTPFQSHAYYRREFEGSYSIKAVLPALFPDDPELDYHGLDLIQNGGDAMNAFLGLEKKESREIAAIRQALIAYCRLDTLAMVKIWEYLKSLV
- the mtaB gene encoding tRNA (N(6)-L-threonylcarbamoyladenosine(37)-C(2))-methylthiotransferase MtaB; translation: MVSASIQTLGCKLNQIEGESIAEAFSREGFSVSAGDFADILVINTCTVTSKSEQKARRLIRKALKDNPRSCIIVTGCYAQVEADAIAALEEGELRRLFVLTGDRKTLLLDLPRYLRDTPDGSLSQALERYLEPGRAVAPPDSGGMDPGDPFRFNVTDLSFHSRPFMKIQDGCNHACSYCRVSLARGPSVSLDAETLLSRLRALENAGHGEAVLTGVNLNQYRSSGLDLGGILEYLLANTQTIALRLSSLEPDGMTEPFLRVLSNQRIRPHFHLSIQSGSPQILERMRRNYGPETVENAVRCLRALREDPFLACDIITGFPGETPEEFAKTHELCRRAGFAWIHAFPYSRRPGTEAWNFTESVPEREAVSRVESLINLGRQGRAAYISRWAGKTVEAIAEDGRQGDAISALSENYLKLRLPLQPGQPLPPPGTVLRCRILGPLEPVEPHFDAIAELKS
- a CDS encoding FMN-binding protein, coding for MKKLTGAMGVILVLLVVSLSGCASRFDTIQAVMPDLQWKEDGIYRGQYKIRPVSVVLDVEVKDKTLTNITIIKHFNGLGKKAEKITETVLAKQSLTVDAVSGATGSSKAILKAIENALE
- the pta gene encoding phosphate acetyltransferase → MDFVNDMRQKAKALQKRLVLAEGTEPRTIRAARVILDEKLAASVTLVGKESEIQTVAEKEGVNLGGINIINPQVSPLAGKYAQEYYNLRKHKGMTEEQAKKDMTHFLRWGAMMVHLGDADAMVAGAESATADVLRAGLAIIGTIPGSKTASSCFVVQTTDKAWGVDGTLIFSDCAVVPDPTAEQLADIAVSASQSCKEFLGVDAVVALLSFSTKGSGGDHPNVLKVKTALDLAKAKAPNLIIDGEIQADAALVPAVTDKKAPGSPIKGKVNTLVFPDLGAGNIGYKLVQRLGKAEAFGPFLQGFAKPISDLSRGASVEDIVVTSAVTLARAK
- a CDS encoding bactofilin family protein; this translates as MTDVHNDVLEDEDFDTILSEDIDFSGTLNFEKPFLIRGKLSGEIEARGLLVVDEDAVVEANINAPRVIIRGSVTGDVTASERVEVSVTGKLNGNVTAPDIFMDTGCVFNGRCTMEKRDNTE
- a CDS encoding tetratricopeptide repeat protein, translated to MFLFLIFPLGRGFAQNQPDALVEYRNRNYESAVTICRSELRVDPNNLESHVVLCWSLISLGRYEEALNYARRGRNLSRYDPRIVEILGEIGYYQGSNKDALEYFQEYVNLAPEGGRIDMVYYFIGEIYIRLGRFRHADIALSTAVHYVPGNAVWWTRLAYARENAGRENARELQEAIRAYERALLLNAQYADARRGLERTRQALAAITIR